The following coding sequences are from one Cenarchaeum symbiosum A window:
- a CDS encoding dehydrogenase (COG0644) — protein MTVQDGAARAAVLDVRGTYRWLAARAEGAGARIFTGTPATGVIMDKGRVAGVTAGGARLRAGVVIDASGFQSAVSKHAGLPHSWSRFGAGAEYEIRAENADPDTWWLMVGSKYSPAGYAWIFPVGGDIVRVGVGVGKPESGADPRVLLDRIMKEDAGPVAALGRTEMIESHYGLIPNDGPSRKTAYDGLLLVGDSAGQANPLVLEGIRYAIRFGGLAGETAASAAAAGDTSFGALKAYEDGGLLQYGRGCARQAGCKKDGSG, from the coding sequence GTGACCGTACAGGATGGCGCCGCCAGGGCGGCCGTGCTCGACGTCCGGGGGACCTACAGGTGGCTTGCGGCCCGCGCGGAGGGCGCGGGCGCCCGCATATTCACTGGCACGCCGGCCACGGGCGTGATCATGGATAAGGGAAGGGTGGCCGGAGTTACAGCTGGCGGCGCGCGGCTTCGCGCCGGCGTGGTGATAGACGCCAGCGGCTTCCAGTCGGCAGTCTCCAAGCATGCGGGGCTGCCCCATTCCTGGTCCCGGTTCGGGGCGGGCGCCGAGTATGAGATCCGCGCCGAGAATGCAGACCCCGACACCTGGTGGCTCATGGTTGGCAGCAAGTACTCGCCCGCGGGGTATGCCTGGATATTTCCAGTAGGGGGCGACATTGTGCGCGTCGGTGTTGGCGTCGGCAAGCCCGAGTCCGGCGCCGACCCCCGGGTGCTGCTAGACCGCATCATGAAGGAGGATGCGGGGCCGGTTGCGGCGCTAGGCCGCACAGAAATGATAGAGTCACATTACGGGCTGATACCAAACGACGGGCCCTCCCGCAAGACAGCATACGACGGGCTGCTCCTAGTCGGGGACTCGGCGGGGCAGGCAAACCCGCTGGTTCTGGAAGGCATTCGGTACGCAATAAGATTCGGCGGGCTTGCCGGCGAGACTGCTGCATCAGCAGCTGCCGCCGGAGATACGTCTTTTGGCGCCCTCAAGGCGTACGAGGACGGTGGACTGCTGCAGTACGGTCGAGGCTGCGCGCGGCAGGCAGGGTGCAAAAAAGATGGCTCGGGCTAG
- a CDS encoding short-chain alcohol dehydrogenase (COG1028) gives MRLEGKVAVVTGASSDIGASIVRRLAEEGAKVVLLGRRPDALEAARRVSGHEESTASIPCDVTDEGQLAQMADRVVEAYGRIDILVNGAGSIHDPKHFHVMPIMDVKKMIHGNVLGVLLPTRAVLGKMMDTGGVIINIGSISAERAIPRVHLAAYSSTKAAVVMFTKSIAVEYARRNIRCNCINPGIVDSGMIKPYLEDPDARRILEERQPLKRIGTPADIANAVLFLASDEASWITGAVLNVDGGKSASEA, from the coding sequence ATGAGGCTGGAGGGCAAGGTGGCGGTAGTCACCGGGGCGTCGAGCGACATAGGGGCCAGCATAGTGCGGCGCCTTGCAGAGGAGGGCGCAAAGGTGGTCCTGCTGGGCAGGAGGCCAGACGCACTGGAGGCTGCACGCCGGGTCTCGGGACATGAAGAGTCCACTGCATCGATCCCCTGTGATGTGACCGACGAGGGCCAGCTGGCCCAGATGGCCGACCGGGTGGTCGAGGCGTACGGGAGAATAGACATACTGGTAAATGGCGCTGGTTCTATACACGACCCAAAGCACTTTCATGTCATGCCCATAATGGACGTAAAAAAGATGATACATGGGAATGTGCTCGGGGTCCTGCTGCCAACCAGGGCGGTGCTTGGAAAGATGATGGATACTGGAGGCGTCATAATCAACATAGGGTCGATATCGGCAGAGAGGGCGATCCCCCGGGTGCACCTGGCCGCCTACTCGTCCACCAAGGCGGCAGTAGTCATGTTCACAAAGTCGATAGCCGTCGAGTATGCTAGACGCAACATACGCTGCAACTGCATAAACCCGGGGATAGTCGATTCAGGTATGATAAAGCCGTATCTGGAGGATCCCGATGCGCGGAGGATCCTCGAGGAGCGCCAGCCCCTCAAGAGGATAGGCACGCCTGCCGACATTGCAAACGCGGTCCTGTTCCTGGCGTCCGACGAGGCGTCGTGGATCACGGGGGCGGTCCTAAACGTGGACGGCGGCAAGTCCGCCTCCGAGGCCTGA
- a CDS encoding peptide methionine sulfoxide reductase (COG0225), with amino-acid sequence MKATFAAGCFWHVEEIFRKIEGVQDTAVGYTGGVPENPTYEQVCTDGTGHAEAVQVEYDPDRVTYEKLLDVFWGNHDPTTRNRQGPDVGTQYRSAIFFHSTEQEEAAKISKEKLGGSGRFKNPIVTEIAGAPAFYRAEDYHQRYLEKRGL; translated from the coding sequence ATGAAGGCTACATTTGCGGCAGGCTGCTTCTGGCATGTAGAGGAGATATTCCGCAAGATAGAGGGCGTGCAGGATACGGCCGTCGGGTATACGGGGGGCGTGCCGGAGAACCCTACATACGAGCAGGTATGCACCGACGGGACCGGCCACGCCGAGGCAGTCCAGGTGGAATATGACCCGGACAGGGTCACCTATGAAAAGCTGCTGGATGTATTCTGGGGCAACCACGACCCGACCACCCGCAACCGCCAGGGCCCCGACGTGGGCACCCAGTACCGCTCGGCCATATTCTTCCACAGTACAGAGCAAGAAGAGGCGGCAAAAATCTCAAAGGAGAAGTTAGGCGGCTCCGGCAGGTTCAAGAACCCGATCGTAACCGAGATAGCAGGCGCGCCCGCATTTTACCGGGCCGAGGACTATCACCAGAGATACCTTGAAAAGCGCGGGCTCTAG
- a CDS encoding universal stress protein (COG0589), with protein MIYTGTVREIKKILVPIDGSPNSKRGLEMAITLARQCGATLTGLISIETPPVSELKGVGSVSKSVQQEAKGFLEEAKTASARKGIVFRSKLVHGNIGYNIIREAHSKDGPFDLVVVGSRGRSRTREAFFGSVSNYVVHESKVPVLVVK; from the coding sequence ATGATCTACACGGGCACAGTGCGGGAGATAAAAAAGATCTTGGTGCCGATAGACGGCTCCCCCAATTCCAAGAGGGGCCTGGAGATGGCAATAACCCTTGCACGCCAGTGCGGCGCCACGCTGACCGGCCTCATATCGATAGAGACGCCCCCCGTCTCGGAGCTCAAGGGGGTGGGCTCGGTGAGCAAGAGTGTCCAGCAGGAGGCAAAGGGGTTTCTAGAGGAGGCAAAGACTGCGTCGGCCCGGAAGGGAATAGTGTTCAGGTCCAAGCTGGTCCACGGGAACATCGGATATAATATAATCAGGGAGGCCCACTCGAAAGACGGCCCGTTTGACCTTGTGGTGGTGGGGTCCAGGGGGCGCAGCCGCACAAGGGAGGCGTTCTTTGGCAGCGTCTCAAACTATGTCGTGCATGAATCCAAAGTGCCCGTATTGGTAGTAAAATAA
- a CDS encoding acyltransferase (COG0596) produces the protein MAERFATVGGSRIRYLDSGGAGEILLLLHGLGASAERWEFASPALEEKYRVVAPDLPGFGQSDKPFADYTPGFFAGAVEGLLGEIGIGRAHVMGSSLGGQVAIELAAKNPRTVDKLVLVSSSGIMKSSTPALDEYVMTALYPNKWMAMEIFARMSASGTADEAIVDGFIERMRLPNARMAFLSSILGLKNAPVVTPLLNAIDSPSLVIWGSLDPVIPIEHAEGFVSGIRNCAFHRMEGSGHTPFVDHPSEFAKIVLGFLAE, from the coding sequence ATGGCAGAGCGCTTTGCCACAGTTGGAGGCAGCCGCATAAGATACCTCGATTCCGGCGGGGCCGGGGAGATACTGCTGCTCCTGCACGGCCTTGGCGCCTCTGCAGAAAGGTGGGAGTTTGCATCCCCCGCCCTCGAGGAGAAATACCGGGTGGTGGCCCCGGACCTGCCCGGCTTTGGCCAGAGCGACAAGCCCTTTGCCGACTATACGCCGGGTTTCTTTGCCGGCGCCGTAGAAGGGCTCCTCGGCGAAATAGGCATAGGCAGGGCCCACGTAATGGGATCCTCGCTCGGCGGCCAGGTGGCCATAGAGCTTGCGGCAAAAAACCCCCGCACCGTGGACAAGCTGGTCCTGGTCTCATCGTCAGGGATAATGAAGAGCTCCACGCCCGCCCTCGACGAATACGTAATGACGGCCCTATACCCCAACAAGTGGATGGCCATGGAGATCTTTGCCAGGATGTCAGCATCAGGAACGGCAGACGAGGCAATCGTGGACGGCTTTATCGAGAGGATGCGCCTGCCCAATGCAAGGATGGCATTTCTCTCCTCGATACTCGGGCTCAAGAACGCCCCGGTCGTCACCCCCTTGCTAAACGCGATAGACTCCCCATCGCTGGTCATATGGGGCAGCCTCGACCCCGTCATACCCATAGAGCATGCAGAGGGCTTTGTCTCTGGGATAAGGAACTGTGCATTCCACCGCATGGAGGGCTCAGGACACACCCCCTTTGTGGACCATCCATCAGAGTTTGCAAAGATAGTCCTCGGCTTTCTGGCAGAGTGA
- a CDS encoding transcriptional regulator (COG2002~aligns to 35% of the full-length COG), which produces MIGNQNPFDPTETFRAWIQKSGAAQTEFMRNFASMMGGQTRESFDPLRTLTDMSGRMAAAQSEIIQNAGRMQSQGIDKMMALYQMLPSFAGWGAYKTSVGSNGRISIPEAEREALGLSEGDLVQVIVLPLGKKSKDREVIE; this is translated from the coding sequence ATGATTGGTAATCAAAACCCATTCGATCCAACAGAGACGTTCAGGGCGTGGATCCAGAAGAGCGGCGCAGCCCAGACCGAGTTTATGAGGAATTTCGCGTCCATGATGGGCGGGCAGACAAGGGAGAGCTTTGATCCCCTCAGGACACTGACGGATATGTCAGGTAGGATGGCTGCCGCCCAGTCGGAGATCATCCAGAATGCCGGCAGGATGCAGTCGCAGGGAATAGACAAGATGATGGCGCTATACCAGATGCTACCCAGCTTTGCCGGATGGGGGGCCTACAAGACATCAGTGGGCAGCAACGGCAGAATATCAATCCCCGAGGCCGAGAGGGAGGCGCTGGGCCTCTCAGAGGGCGACCTTGTGCAGGTGATAGTCCTGCCGCTCGGCAAGAAGTCCAAGGACAGGGAGGTGATAGAATGA
- a CDS encoding poly(3-hydroxyalkanoate) synthetase (COG3243) has translation MADAPRLVAAPDEMTMETTPYDVAYEEDKVRLLHYRPLTGARRRTPLVIAYALINRFHILDIHPRRSWVRNLLSQGFDVYMVDWGTPTRMDRYLDFDDYVNGYLDNCIQFAKRESGAPSVSLQGYCTGGTLAAVYAALHPGSVRNLVATAPVIDGWKDTTVVSNIAKHVDVDRMVDTVGNMPPEFMYYCFSVLKPFEQGIEKYVNFFRNIENEEFVDSFMRVEKWLADTPPIPGELFRQWIRDIYQKNLLVRNSMLVGGKEVSMKEIKMPVLTQVAVGDHLVSPECSMPLHYAVGSEDKTLRIYPTGHVGMIASKVSQNKVLPDLGRWLAARS, from the coding sequence GTGGCCGACGCCCCGAGGCTCGTCGCCGCGCCCGACGAGATGACCATGGAGACGACCCCGTATGATGTTGCATACGAAGAAGACAAGGTGAGGCTGCTCCACTACCGGCCGCTTACGGGCGCGCGCCGCCGCACCCCGCTGGTAATAGCATACGCGCTGATCAACCGCTTCCACATACTCGACATACACCCGCGGAGAAGCTGGGTTAGGAACCTGCTCTCGCAGGGCTTTGATGTCTACATGGTGGACTGGGGCACGCCGACCAGAATGGACAGGTATCTTGACTTTGACGATTATGTAAACGGCTATCTTGACAACTGCATACAGTTTGCAAAGCGCGAGTCCGGCGCCCCTTCTGTCTCTCTCCAGGGATACTGCACCGGCGGGACGCTTGCAGCAGTATACGCTGCGCTGCACCCGGGCAGCGTGAGAAACCTTGTGGCTACGGCACCCGTCATAGACGGCTGGAAGGACACCACCGTGGTCAGCAACATTGCAAAGCACGTGGACGTCGACAGGATGGTCGATACCGTGGGGAACATGCCCCCGGAGTTCATGTACTATTGCTTTTCTGTGCTAAAGCCGTTCGAGCAGGGGATAGAAAAGTACGTAAACTTTTTCCGCAATATCGAAAACGAAGAGTTTGTCGACAGCTTTATGAGGGTTGAAAAATGGCTCGCCGACACGCCCCCCATACCCGGCGAGCTCTTCCGGCAGTGGATCCGGGACATCTACCAGAAAAACCTCCTGGTCCGGAACAGCATGCTAGTAGGTGGAAAGGAGGTCTCCATGAAGGAGATAAAAATGCCAGTCCTCACGCAGGTGGCAGTGGGGGACCACCTGGTCTCGCCCGAATGCAGCATGCCCCTCCACTATGCCGTGGGCAGCGAGGACAAGACGCTCCGGATATACCCGACGGGCCATGTCGGCATGATAGCCAGCAAGGTCTCCCAGAACAAGGTATTGCCTGACCTCGGCAGGTGGCTTGCCGCCAGGTCGTAG
- a CDS encoding transcription initiation factor TFIIB (COG1405) codes for MVSSTYPQITLRCLVKRINAQGAHTKHMERHAPPAHKCPSCGKQKIVTDENQGELFCATCGFVITDKLEDMGAEWRSFSGDETSRSRSGAGTSLAMHDMGLSTVIGSANKDTTGKPLSASMRTSIERLRTWDSRTQAHSSADRNLRQALNEMDKMKDKLALADAVIEKAAYIYRKAMEKKLVRGRSIHGLVAACLYAACRNTETPRTLDDIAKGINIRRKDVARCYRLIFRELELKMPVVDPVKGVSRIASIAELNERTKRRAITILDQAKKLGMVAGKDPMGIAAAALYLACIGSGEAKSQKDISLASGVTEVTIRNRCAGLRKIVG; via the coding sequence ATGGTTAGCTCAACCTACCCCCAAATAACCCTCAGATGTTTGGTAAAACGGATAAATGCGCAAGGTGCCCATACTAAACACATGGAAAGACACGCCCCGCCCGCGCACAAGTGTCCATCGTGCGGCAAGCAAAAGATCGTCACCGATGAGAACCAGGGCGAGCTGTTCTGCGCCACATGCGGGTTTGTGATAACAGACAAGCTCGAGGACATGGGGGCCGAGTGGCGATCATTTTCGGGCGACGAGACCAGCAGGTCCAGGTCGGGCGCGGGCACATCGCTTGCAATGCACGACATGGGATTATCCACTGTAATAGGCAGCGCCAACAAGGACACAACTGGCAAGCCGCTCTCGGCTAGCATGCGCACATCCATCGAGCGCCTAAGAACGTGGGACAGCAGGACGCAGGCCCATTCGTCAGCCGACAGGAACCTGCGGCAGGCGCTCAACGAGATGGACAAGATGAAGGACAAGCTGGCGCTAGCTGATGCCGTGATCGAGAAGGCGGCCTACATCTACCGCAAGGCCATGGAAAAGAAGCTGGTCCGGGGCAGGTCGATCCACGGCCTCGTCGCAGCATGCCTTTATGCCGCATGCAGGAATACAGAGACGCCAAGGACGCTCGACGATATCGCAAAGGGGATAAACATACGCAGAAAGGACGTGGCGCGCTGCTACCGGCTGATATTCCGCGAGCTCGAGCTCAAGATGCCGGTCGTCGACCCAGTCAAGGGCGTATCGCGCATAGCGAGCATCGCGGAGCTCAACGAGAGGACAAAGCGCAGGGCGATAACGATACTCGACCAGGCCAAAAAGCTCGGCATGGTCGCAGGCAAGGACCCGATGGGCATAGCGGCGGCGGCCCTATACCTTGCATGCATAGGCAGCGGCGAGGCCAAGTCGCAAAAGGACATCTCTCTTGCATCCGGCGTGACAGAGGTCACGATACGGAACAGGTGCGCCGGGCTGCGCAAGATAGTCGGCTAG
- a CDS encoding TPR repeat protein (COG0457) encodes MLRQADSLRPRGRRPYTWGLLAAAAVLLAVLAAPAAEAQDVQGLFDDAQALLREGEYREAAAAYDIILEEFPGNPSVLRAKGVALGNLGDHEGSLRQFYMAHQANRSDARALVGLGAGLGALGEYRESEAYLEAALLLDPESAVARNYLESVGSILAKYPYTATPKPPELGGKAHVPDWVRHIAGWWATGGMTEREFARSMEFLLLDGALVVPPGGPSSTGGWREAAGRWAAGESEDEEFAAVIRGMIAAGAIDAAPGGREELAAFDGYLRDISSNIEKERRYIEHPNPSGEAIKKFLRDREKWNLDQRLNEAPGRFPDPEVELDGVPLIRYAVFANEQPQGLPLDHVGTLRDSFAFWEAQTLSAGGQEAHVGFELTGSKAGANVWVTWVVRDLGESVLGHAHLGKGIVEVALGDYSCDGSFQLYDIGTVERIMTHELGHSIGLLHTEDRGIMYPSMSASYAYCLLG; translated from the coding sequence ATGCTACGGCAGGCTGACTCTTTGCGCCCGAGGGGGCGCCGCCCGTATACCTGGGGGCTCCTGGCGGCAGCCGCCGTGCTGCTTGCAGTGCTGGCGGCGCCGGCTGCCGAGGCGCAAGACGTCCAGGGCCTATTCGATGACGCGCAGGCCCTGCTCCGCGAGGGCGAGTACCGCGAGGCTGCCGCCGCATACGATATAATCCTCGAAGAGTTCCCCGGCAACCCGTCTGTCCTCAGGGCAAAAGGAGTCGCACTGGGCAACCTCGGGGATCATGAGGGATCCCTGAGGCAGTTCTACATGGCGCACCAGGCAAACCGGTCGGATGCCAGGGCACTCGTCGGGCTGGGCGCGGGGCTCGGGGCGCTCGGCGAGTACCGCGAATCAGAGGCGTACCTTGAGGCCGCTTTATTGCTGGACCCGGAGAGCGCGGTGGCCCGGAACTATCTCGAATCGGTAGGCTCGATACTTGCGAAATACCCCTATACGGCCACCCCGAAGCCGCCGGAGCTCGGGGGTAAAGCGCACGTGCCCGACTGGGTGCGCCACATAGCAGGGTGGTGGGCAACAGGCGGCATGACCGAGCGGGAGTTTGCGCGATCCATGGAGTTTTTGCTGCTCGACGGGGCACTTGTTGTGCCGCCCGGCGGGCCCTCCTCTACCGGGGGATGGCGGGAGGCAGCCGGTAGGTGGGCAGCGGGGGAGTCAGAAGATGAAGAGTTTGCGGCAGTCATCCGCGGCATGATTGCGGCCGGCGCCATAGACGCGGCACCCGGCGGCAGGGAGGAGCTTGCCGCCTTTGATGGATACCTGCGCGACATATCATCCAACATAGAAAAGGAGCGCCGGTACATCGAGCACCCAAACCCCAGCGGCGAGGCAATCAAAAAATTCCTCAGGGACAGGGAGAAGTGGAACCTGGACCAGCGGCTAAATGAGGCGCCTGGCAGGTTCCCCGACCCGGAGGTTGAGCTCGACGGCGTCCCGCTGATCCGCTATGCAGTCTTTGCAAACGAGCAGCCGCAGGGCCTGCCGCTCGACCACGTGGGCACGCTCCGGGATTCGTTTGCATTCTGGGAGGCGCAGACACTCTCGGCAGGGGGGCAGGAGGCGCACGTGGGGTTTGAGCTGACGGGCTCCAAGGCCGGGGCAAACGTCTGGGTCACGTGGGTGGTGCGGGATCTTGGCGAGTCCGTGCTGGGGCATGCGCATCTCGGCAAGGGGATAGTAGAGGTGGCACTCGGCGACTATTCGTGCGACGGCTCCTTCCAGCTGTACGACATAGGGACAGTCGAGAGGATAATGACGCACGAGCTGGGGCACTCGATAGGCCTGCTGCACACGGAAGACAGGGGCATCATGTATCCCTCGATGAGCGCATCCTATGCATACTGCCTGCTGGGGTAG
- a CDS encoding biotin-(acetyl-CoA carboxylase) ligase (COG0340) has protein sequence MICTARSRGFVRVLDILKRAGGRYVSGPSMAAELGISRVAVWKHVRKIRSFGYEVESGRRLGYRLAGGAAGPLPWEILDGLSTRKMGKRIHYFESLDSTQAYALRIAGEKREDGAVVIARRQTAGRGRMGRRWISPHGGVWLSVITRPARGGPNTVLPLAASVALAEAIEAAAGVRPELKWPNDVLVNGGKVAGILVDASVSPGGVDHAVIGVGINLDVKAGEISRRTGRAAASLSDHADAAPAIVREFLSALERATDSLDAGGSAGILSRWTGLSCTVGRNISVETGGGTVRGRALCVDPDGALVLDCNGDRRRVVSGDLVP, from the coding sequence ATGATTTGCACGGCGCGCAGCCGCGGCTTTGTGCGCGTCCTGGATATTCTCAAGCGGGCGGGCGGCAGGTATGTCTCGGGCCCGTCAATGGCTGCAGAGCTTGGCATCAGCAGGGTGGCGGTCTGGAAGCACGTGCGAAAGATCCGCTCATTTGGGTATGAAGTAGAATCGGGGCGCCGACTGGGATACCGACTCGCGGGGGGCGCCGCGGGGCCCCTTCCGTGGGAGATCCTCGACGGCCTGTCGACAAGAAAGATGGGCAAGAGGATTCACTATTTTGAATCCCTTGATTCAACGCAGGCATACGCGCTGCGCATTGCCGGCGAGAAGAGGGAGGATGGGGCCGTGGTGATAGCCAGGAGGCAGACTGCCGGAAGGGGGAGGATGGGCCGCAGGTGGATCTCGCCACACGGGGGAGTCTGGCTCTCGGTGATAACGCGCCCGGCGCGGGGAGGGCCGAACACGGTCCTGCCGCTTGCCGCATCGGTGGCGCTCGCCGAGGCAATCGAGGCGGCAGCCGGCGTGCGGCCGGAGCTCAAGTGGCCAAACGATGTGCTTGTAAATGGCGGCAAGGTGGCAGGCATCCTCGTCGACGCGTCGGTCAGCCCCGGCGGCGTAGACCATGCGGTCATAGGGGTCGGGATAAACCTCGACGTAAAAGCGGGGGAGATATCCCGTAGAACAGGGCGCGCGGCGGCCAGCCTTTCTGATCATGCGGATGCGGCGCCGGCCATAGTCCGGGAGTTTCTCTCGGCGCTCGAGCGCGCAACTGACTCGCTTGATGCGGGGGGCTCGGCGGGAATACTGTCCCGGTGGACCGGCCTGTCATGTACAGTTGGCAGAAATATCTCCGTCGAGACCGGCGGGGGGACTGTCCGGGGGAGGGCGCTTTGTGTGGACCCCGACGGGGCGCTCGTGCTCGATTGCAACGGGGATAGGCGGCGGGTCGTCTCGGGCGACCTAGTCCCCTGA